The following DNA comes from Mycobacterium sp. 050128.
GTGCATCTGGTGGGGCATTCGTATGGGGGTTGGCTAGCCACACATACAGCGGCGCGGGCGCCCCGTCGGTTGGCGACGGTCACACTGGTTGATCCGGCCAACACGGTGGCTCGACTCTCTGCAAGGTTCTGGCGAAATCTTGCGCTGCTGTTGGCGCGCCCGCATTCCGTACGAGCTCGACGCGCCGCCACGTGGGTGACGGGTCACCCCGCACCAGGCAGTTCCGTCGATATGCTTGCCGGCCTGTTTGTGGCCGGATTCGCTGCCTTCGCGCCGCCCTTGCGCACGCCGTTACTGCTTTTCCCTCGTGATCGTCTGCTGCGTTCAGTGCATCTTCCGGTCCAAGTTCTTCTGGCGGGCAACACTGTTCACGATTCAGCGAAGGGGCTTCAGCGGATGCAGTCGGTGGTGCCCGCATGGCGATATCGCCTATGGCCTGACGCCTCACACGCGTTGCCGGCCGAGGCTCCTGACGAGGTGAATGCTTGTATCCGTCAGTTCGCGATTGAACACCGTTACCGTGCTTAGCCGGTGCGGCCTCTGGCGGCGCCCACCTTGCGGTGTCCTTATATCCGATCCCAGCTTCTCGATCCGGCGGAGACCTGCTCACCTACATCCGTGCGGGCTCCAAGTCCGCATTAGCTCCGGACTGCGCGTATGAACAAAAATACGGGTTGGGTTCGCAGTACAGCGACGACTTGCCTATCGGCATCGCCCACCGGATCAGTTACTCGCGGCTCGGCCACAGCATCGATCACAAACCCCGCCTTCCGCAGTTCGCCGAAGACTGACGACAGCGGCCGCCGATACATCTGAGCCTGGACCGCATGCCCACCCAAATCCCATGTCTCAGAAACTATTTCAATGCGATGATAGTCGCTCATATCGGAGAGCAACCAGCCCGTGATCGGATGGTGAATCGAGAAGACAAACGTGCCACCCGGCACCAGGATCCGCCCCACTTCGGCAAGCAGTGGCGTCCAATGTTCGACGTAATGCAGAACCAATGACGCCACGATGAGATCCTTGCTCGCGGTGGTTGCCACGCGCAGTGGTTGCTCCAGGTCGGCGACTTCGACGCGTGCACGACCGCCGAGTCGCTTCCTGGCCACTGAGACAAGTCGCGGCTCGCGATCCACGGCGACGACGTCGGCTGCGCGTAGCGCGAGTTGATCAGTCAGCGCCCCGGCTGCACAGCCCAGCTCAAGCACACGTTTGCCGCGCAGGTCGCCGCACAGCTCAAGGATGGTCGGCCGATCGTAGCCAGCGTTGACGACGCCATTCTCGGTATGCATCGCATACGCCTGAGTGTGTTGAGCGTAAATGGACTCAGAGACCATCTGAGGCATCGTACCTCCCTTGGTTAGTTCCGACGCCGAATTGCTGCGGCCTTGGACCCCCGTTGCCGCCGCGGCGAAACGCCCTCAACTAGGGTCAGGTTTCAGATGCCTTCGCGGAGTTGTCTTCCAGCAAGAACAGCCAGACATTGTGATCGAAGAATTCGATACATCTTGATATCACCGATATCCAGAGAAGTATTCCGTATTCGTAATTATGTTGTACCCCAACATAATTCGGCAATATGTTCTCAGCCGAAAATTTGCCAGCGCAGTATTATGTGCTCGCACAACGCTTGTCATGCCGCTACGCCAGGTCTGCGTGTGACACTGCCCCGCCGCGGAGGACTTGCGTTGTCTCACAGAGTGAGTCGCTTGGACGCGGTCGCGATTTCCCGGCGAGTCGCCGCTCCACCAAGCCGTGCAGGCATGTAGCTCGTCAGCGGGCCGTAGCCAATCGAGGCCTAGGGATGGTCATGCATTTCTAGCCCAAACGGTAAGCCACGCTGGCGCAGCCAGTTGTGATGCTGCTTGCCGAGCGGAGTTATCGGTTCGGCGACGCCGTCCATGTCGTCCATGATTGCGCGGACGTGCAGGGTGGCTTTCAGCCTGGCAAAGAGTGGGTTCATGATCAGGTTGTGGCGCGAGAAGAAGACCAAGTCGTCGGGGACCGACATGCGACGAACAGGATGGTTAGGCGAGCGCAGATCGACCATGCCACGGATCCCGCGCGCTAGGGAATCGGGGGTAAATGTTACTGGCTGGGGCGCGAGGAATTCATATCCGATTTCCGCCATCAACTGATATGTCTCATCGGCGGTCAATGTGGAATCGGCCTCGAACAAGCCGGCCTTGATCATCAAGGCGTGCATATCGTGCTTGCGTCCGTCAATTGCCGCCCGAACCATCTCAACGAAGGGCCGTCGTCTGCGCTCGGAAACTACGGTGACGCAGCCGAAGTCGAGGAATCCGACCTGGCCGTCCGTACCGAAGCGATAGTTCCCAGGATGGGGATCGCCGTGTAACAGATTTGCGTGCCGATAGGAACCGCCAACGAACCGCCAAATGGCTTCAGCCCACCTGTTTTTGAGTTCTTGGTCAGCTTGTTGCGCCGCGGCCCAGTCGAGTCCGTCGAGATAGGTCATGGTCAGTACCCGATTACCGGATGCCTTGTCGATGACCTCGGGGATGCGGATGAAGGGGTGCCCGCGGTAGAGCTGACTGAAAGCGTTGATGTTGGCCGCCTCTTGGCGGTAGTCGGTTTCCTCGAAGATCCGCGCCGCGATCTCGTGCGCCGCCTCCCGAGGATTGGCCGGCAGCGCGACACCCGACACTGAAGCCGCGAGTTGAAAAAACGCCGCGAGCAGTTCGGTGTTGGCCAGATCCTGGCGGATCGCTTGAGCCGCGCCCGGGTATTGAATTTTGACCGCGACGTGTCTGCCGTCGTGCAGAACCGCGTGGTGGACTTGCCCTATTGATGCGGCCGCCATCGGTTGGTCGGCGAATTCGGCGAAAACCTCGTCTGTGTGGCGACCCAGATCGTCACACAGGACCTCTTTGGCCAGGGTTGGATCCATAGGTGGCGCGTCGGCCTGCAGTCGCGTCAATGCTTTCTGATACGGCGAAAAGCCGCCGCTGCCGATGGCACTGCTGTCGAGCATCGATAGCAGCTGGCCGGCTTTCATCAGCACACCCTTGGAATGGCCGAGGAGCTCGGTATAGCGTTCCGCGGCGCGTTCGTGAAAGTTCGCCATCGCGTCGGCATCGCCGGTCTTCGCGCGAAGTGTGGCAACGACCGCGCCACCTGCGGTCCGCGCGGTCAATCCTGCCACTGGCAGGGCGCGGCGGAGCCTGCCCTGAGGTAGCGGATCCTGCGTGCCCATGACTGAAGTCCTAGCGGCAATGCGATTCAGCAACTACAGTATCAAGTTATCTGAGGTAAGTGCGTACTTATGGAGCACAAGTGAGTGAAGTGCCTACACGGGATCGGTTGGTCTCCGAAGGGATGCGCCTGTTCAGCGAGCAGGGCTACCAAGAAACCAGCGTCGCCCAAATTGAAGCCGCCGCTGGCCTGGCACCGGGATCAGGTGCGCTGTACAACCACTTCAAATCCAAGGAAGCCCTTCTCGAAGCGGGCATCGACCGCCAGCTCGACCGCCGCAACGCCCTGCGTGACATCCGCGCCCTGTTCGCCGGGCTCGGCGACTTGCGAAGTGAACTGACGATGCTGGGGCGATACATGCTCGCCGTGCTCGACGAGGAAACACAACTGCTACAAATCGCCTCCCGCGTTCCGTCGAATCGCTCTAAAGCCCGACTCACCGATGCCTACGCCGCGCTGTTCGACGGGCTCTACGCCGAACTGTCCAACTGGGTGCAGAGCTGGGTCCCGGCAGTCGACAAGCAGGGTGCGGCAACCGTCGCCGCGGTCGCGGTCAACGCACTGCTCGGTAAACGCGCGACGCGCACCCTATTCGGCGCTACCGCAACAGATCTGCCCGACGAGCAATACGTCGCCGAATGGACAGCCCTGCTGGAGCGTCGGATCGAATCACTGCGCTAGGAGCCCATCATGGTCACGACGTCAGAGACGCTCACCGGTTACCTGCGCGACCGTTTGACACCCCCTCTTACAATGGTTGGCGGCTTCTTTCGCATGTGCGTGCTGACCGGAAAAGCGCTGTTCCGTCGGCCATTTCAATGGCGCGAATTCGTCCAGCAATGCTGGTTCATCATGCGGGTGGCGTTTCTGCCGACCATCATGGTCGCGATTCCGCTGACCGTCCTTCTCATTTTCACCCTCAACGTTCTGTTGGCCCAGTTCGGTGCCGCCGACCTATCCGGTGCAGGCGCAGCAATCGGTGCGGTCACCCAACTCGGGCCTCAGGTCACGGTGCTGGTAGTAGCCGGGGCCGGGGCCACAGCAATCTGCGCAGACCTCGGTGCTCGCACCATCCGCGAAGAAATCGACGCGATGGAAGTGCTCGGCATCGACCCCATCCACCGGCTCGTTGTGCCCCGGGTCATCGCCGCAACCCTGGTCTCAACACTGCTCAACGGACTAGTCATCACCGTCGGCCTAATCGGCGGCTACCTCTTCGGCGTCTACCTGCAAAACGTGTCGCGCGGCGCCTATCTCGCCACCCTGACCACCATCACCGGCCTGCCAGAAGTGGTCATCGCGATGATCAAAGCAGCATCATTTGGTCTCATCGCCGGCTTGGTCGGCTGTTACCGCGGACTCACCGTCCGCGGTGGCTCCAAAGGCCTTGGCACCGCCGTCAACGAAACCGTCGTGCTATGCGTGGTCGCCCTTTTCGCTGTCAACGTCGTGCTCACCAGCATCGGCGTACGTTTCGGCACCGGACACTGAGCGGGTAGCCGGCAATCGGTCTACAACTACCTCAGCGGCTCCGCTGCGCGCCTGGCCAAAGTCACCTAGGCGGCCAGCACGAAACGTAGTAATCATCGAACCGCCCCGTGCGGCCAAAGAATCGGCTTACGCTGTAGGGCTCTCGGCTCCACCTAAGATTCTGACTTGCGTTGCTACACAACATCACTTGGCGCCACACGACGCGACGGGGACGAGCGCGGATTAAGTGCGACCGAGATGCCCACTTCCCGTGTGGCCTGCGTCATTAGTGGGAATGCCATCCATCCGCATCCATGAATCAGTCTGCGAGGTTGGTCTTGCCCGCGGCAGTCCCCCAGTCCGATGCTCCTAACGCGGCGTCGGAATATGCTCGACCGCTATGGGTCTCAACCTCGACATGAATGTGTCATTTCGACACAGCCATCGCTTCGGCGAACTCGTCGAAGCGATTTATTACGCCACTTCGGTCTCGACGCCCGAAACCCATTGGGTGGAGTGGAAAAGCACCCTGGACTTCTCCAAGGCGAAGGACAAGGTGAGCGCGGCCAAAGCGATCATCGCTTTCGCCAATCGCGACCCGGCGAACGCGGCCCGCGAGTGCGAGGGCGAAGGGTACCTCGTCGTGGGCGTTGCGCCTGACGGCGTGCTCGGCGGCGTCGCGGTGCACGACGCGGCCGATCTCGCCGGGATGCTGCGAACCTACGTCGACGGACCACACTGGGACGTCGACTACGTCGAATTCCACGGGCAAGACGTCCTGATCATCACGGTCGCACCGCCGCATCCCGGCCACCGGATCCACTCCCTGGTCAAGGACTACGAAAGCTACAGGTCCGGAACCGTTTTCCGCCGCGGCATCTCCGGCTCCGAGCCAGCAACCCATCGGGAACTCAACGAGCTGCAGAACCGGCTCCTGCAGGACCCTCCGGTCTCTGACAGCGACGCGTTCGACGAGGCGATCGGTAGCGGCAACTACCGGTTGGCTGGCCGCCTGATGCGCAGCGCCGCCCGCGGTGTGATCAACGTATGCAGCGACCCTGAACAGTTTCCACCCGGCTTCGCCAGTCGAGTGCCGACGGAGCAGATCACCCGATATGTCGAGATCGCTGATGGCTACCGCGAGGCCGCGTCGCCTTTGCTTCCTCTCGTCATCGAGGGCTGTCGGGTCGAAAGCACTTCGCTTGAAGTCGAGTATCGACAGGTCATCACCGCACTCGCCGAGCCGAGACCGCTTGTCCAAGAGAGTGGTTCGCTCATCACAAGTGTCCGAAACCAACAACTGGAGGCGTTGGCACTGCTGCCAGCGACGCTCACGATGTACGCTGGCACGATCGCGGCAGTTGAACACGAGAACTACGGCGCCATCCGCGCTCTGACCGTCGATGCCACCGTCGATTGGTCCCTTTTTACGAACCGCAAGGTGGCGGTCCTCGATAAGGCTGGCCCCTGGGAGATTGTCGGCCACGAGCGGCATCTCGGACTTGCCCTGCGTGCCGCCCAGACAGGTGTACTCACCGAACAGCTGCTGGACGCCCTCGCAGCGGGTCGACTTCCGCGCCGACCGGTCTACGCAGTCTCGGCCTTCTTGTTCGATGCGCTGCGGACGTACTTTCCCGACCACACCGATTCCCAGTACCTCAGGCTGTTCGATGCCGCCGAGATCTTTTTCTGCCTTATAGTCACCGATCTGGCGGCTCAACGTAACCCAGGCCTCCTCGACCAGCCCTGGCTGGGGCTGTTCGTCACGCACGCGGCCGAGAGTCACCCCTTCGATGAGACTCAGGTCGCGCACATGTTGGCGGATGCACGAAGCGCGGGCGATCAGTGGCCACCCGTAGAAGCCGGTCTGTTCGGGGGATCAAAGAAACGGCTACAGGAAGCCGTAGACACCGTGTGGACGGCCACCGTGGCGGAGCTGCGCCACGGACCTTTCTGACACCCCGTCGCGACGATGCCTTGATAGACAGGCGCATTTCAGCGAACTGTTTGAACGTTGCCAGGCCCAGCTGACCGCGGCCTAGCCTAAGAACTTCAAAGCCCTTGCGTTCATATAGACGCTGCGCCGGGTCGCGTACATGCACATTCGTGCACATCGCCCTTCGAGCAACAATGTTGTTACGGTCCGCTACTCGCCGCCGATTACGGCCATCCCGCCACAGGTACCCAGCTGGGAATGGCCTTCCGCCAGGTGCAGGCGGTCATCGTGAGGCGTGGCCTGCCAGGGAGTGTCAGCGGCAACTTTGGGTTCGCATCGGTAGTCGGCAGGGACAAACGATCTTCAAACAGCACCAAGTTGCGCCCGTTTGGGTGCACTGCGCTCGGATAGGCGATCCCATCGACGTCGATAGCCGGGAGCGTTGTCATCACACCGGTGCTGCGCTGAATGGCTTCCACGAGATACTGCGTCGGCAGGTAGTTGAGGCCCTGCGGGTCGGCCGCGGGATCGACCGGGCGGCAGATGGAGTCGACGAAGCGGTTCAAAAACACTGTTTGAGTGACCTGTTCACGATCCCCGGTAAGGAAATCAACCGGATATGGTGCGCCCGTCAGATCCAGCACGACGATATCAGCGTCGGCGACGAAGGCGCCGTAGACCGCATACGGCGAAGTCGGAGAATGGCCAAAGACCTCGGCCAGGGCCGTTTCAACCTCCTGTGCTGCGTAAAAGAGCGGGATCCCAGCGGGATTCATCCGGCCTGCTCTTGCGAGCGTGGGCGGCGGTGGCATGATCTGGTCGACAGTGGCATGCTCCGCATCCAGTCCCTCGTGCGTCCTAGATCGGTAGACTGCAGTGCCAGCAGGGATGACGGTCCGCAGCGATGCATCGGATAACTGCGCTAGCGTACCGGCCACAACGGTGTAGAGCTGCGGCTCATGCTCAAGGAGATATTCCAGTACTGTGAAACGTGCCCGATGCTGGAGCACAAGGGTAAATTCCTCCCAGTCGGCGATGACCTGCTCACTCAAATCACCTCTCTCCCAATAGGTTGAGATCCACTCGCTACCGTCCAACGCCTCAACGATCGCTACGCATGCTGGATCATCGGCTCCGGTCAGCAGTTCGATCATCTGGTAGGTATCCGCGGATTGATCCC
Coding sequences within:
- a CDS encoding alpha/beta fold hydrolase, giving the protein MGHSYGGWLATHTAARAPRRLATVTLVDPANTVARLSARFWRNLALLLARPHSVRARRAATWVTGHPAPGSSVDMLAGLFVAGFAAFAPPLRTPLLLFPRDRLLRSVHLPVQVLLAGNTVHDSAKGLQRMQSVVPAWRYRLWPDASHALPAEAPDEVNACIRQFAIEHRYRA
- a CDS encoding class I SAM-dependent methyltransferase, with translation MPQMVSESIYAQHTQAYAMHTENGVVNAGYDRPTILELCGDLRGKRVLELGCAAGALTDQLALRAADVVAVDREPRLVSVARKRLGGRARVEVADLEQPLRVATTASKDLIVASLVLHYVEHWTPLLAEVGRILVPGGTFVFSIHHPITGWLLSDMSDYHRIEIVSETWDLGGHAVQAQMYRRPLSSVFGELRKAGFVIDAVAEPRVTDPVGDADRQVVAVLRTQPVFLFIRAVRS
- a CDS encoding ABC1 kinase family protein, whose product is MGTQDPLPQGRLRRALPVAGLTARTAGGAVVATLRAKTGDADAMANFHERAAERYTELLGHSKGVLMKAGQLLSMLDSSAIGSGGFSPYQKALTRLQADAPPMDPTLAKEVLCDDLGRHTDEVFAEFADQPMAAASIGQVHHAVLHDGRHVAVKIQYPGAAQAIRQDLANTELLAAFFQLAASVSGVALPANPREAAHEIAARIFEETDYRQEAANINAFSQLYRGHPFIRIPEVIDKASGNRVLTMTYLDGLDWAAAQQADQELKNRWAEAIWRFVGGSYRHANLLHGDPHPGNYRFGTDGQVGFLDFGCVTVVSERRRRPFVEMVRAAIDGRKHDMHALMIKAGLFEADSTLTADETYQLMAEIGYEFLAPQPVTFTPDSLARGIRGMVDLRSPNHPVRRMSVPDDLVFFSRHNLIMNPLFARLKATLHVRAIMDDMDGVAEPITPLGKQHHNWLRQRGLPFGLEMHDHP
- a CDS encoding helix-turn-helix domain-containing protein, which encodes MRLFSEQGYQETSVAQIEAAAGLAPGSGALYNHFKSKEALLEAGIDRQLDRRNALRDIRALFAGLGDLRSELTMLGRYMLAVLDEETQLLQIASRVPSNRSKARLTDAYAALFDGLYAELSNWVQSWVPAVDKQGAATVAAVAVNALLGKRATRTLFGATATDLPDEQYVAEWTALLERRIESLR
- a CDS encoding MlaE family ABC transporter permease; translated protein: MVTTSETLTGYLRDRLTPPLTMVGGFFRMCVLTGKALFRRPFQWREFVQQCWFIMRVAFLPTIMVAIPLTVLLIFTLNVLLAQFGAADLSGAGAAIGAVTQLGPQVTVLVVAGAGATAICADLGARTIREEIDAMEVLGIDPIHRLVVPRVIAATLVSTLLNGLVITVGLIGGYLFGVYLQNVSRGAYLATLTTITGLPEVVIAMIKAASFGLIAGLVGCYRGLTVRGGSKGLGTAVNETVVLCVVALFAVNVVLTSIGVRFGTGH
- a CDS encoding AlbA family DNA-binding domain-containing protein — encoded protein: MGLNLDMNVSFRHSHRFGELVEAIYYATSVSTPETHWVEWKSTLDFSKAKDKVSAAKAIIAFANRDPANAARECEGEGYLVVGVAPDGVLGGVAVHDAADLAGMLRTYVDGPHWDVDYVEFHGQDVLIITVAPPHPGHRIHSLVKDYESYRSGTVFRRGISGSEPATHRELNELQNRLLQDPPVSDSDAFDEAIGSGNYRLAGRLMRSAARGVINVCSDPEQFPPGFASRVPTEQITRYVEIADGYREAASPLLPLVIEGCRVESTSLEVEYRQVITALAEPRPLVQESGSLITSVRNQQLEALALLPATLTMYAGTIAAVEHENYGAIRALTVDATVDWSLFTNRKVAVLDKAGPWEIVGHERHLGLALRAAQTGVLTEQLLDALAAGRLPRRPVYAVSAFLFDALRTYFPDHTDSQYLRLFDAAEIFFCLIVTDLAAQRNPGLLDQPWLGLFVTHAAESHPFDETQVAHMLADARSAGDQWPPVEAGLFGGSKKRLQEAVDTVWTATVAELRHGPF
- a CDS encoding RES domain-containing protein, with translation MASEERFIETGRLVCVEHFTSQTARQCVADSAEAQTVDAGRPLECFACQRTPAGSLDTLIQLVLEKASWLYQPYETSTAAGRFHKEFGDQSADTYQMIELLTGADDPACVAIVEALDGSEWISTYWERGDLSEQVIADWEEFTLVLQHRARFTVLEYLLEHEPQLYTVVAGTLAQLSDASLRTVIPAGTAVYRSRTHEGLDAEHATVDQIMPPPPTLARAGRMNPAGIPLFYAAQEVETALAEVFGHSPTSPYAVYGAFVADADIVVLDLTGAPYPVDFLTGDREQVTQTVFLNRFVDSICRPVDPAADPQGLNYLPTQYLVEAIQRSTGVMTTLPAIDVDGIAYPSAVHPNGRNLVLFEDRLSLPTTDANPKLPLTLPGRPRLTMTACTWRKAIPSWVPVAGWP